Genomic segment of Maricaulis maris:
CGGGCCGAGCTGACCGGTACCGATCCGGGCTGCGATCTCCTCTCCGCCGCGCCCACGCCCTACCGGGCGCCGGGCCAGGTCACCGGCCTCGCCCGTTCCCTCAGCGAGCGCATCGACGCAGCCGCCGAACGCCCGCCCAGCGCGCGCGAACTGCCGGCCCTGCGGGCGACCTTGCGCGGCCCGTACTGAACAATGGCCCTAAGGAGGCTGGCCGGACGGTCCCGGCCAATGGGCCCGGCCGATGGGCCCGGCCGATGGGCCCGAAATCTGAACAATTGCCCGAGAACCAGACAATTTGAATGATCGCTGCCACGATTTTTTTACCGGCTACGGGCATCCTGCCCGTTCACTATCGCGCGGAGTGGGACATGGCGGTCATCAGCAAGCTCAATAATCTGGTCGACCTCGCGCGCGAAAAATCGAGCGATCGGCGCCGGACCCTGTTGCGCGAGGTGACCGATCTCTTCTTCGAGGAAACGCCTGAACGCGACAGCGCCGTGTCCGGGCGCTTCGATGAAGTGCTCAGCGCCCTTGCCGAACAGACCGCCCTGGAAGCCCGCGAGGAATTGTCCCACCGCTTCGCCGGAACCGAGCTGGCACCGCGCGGCCTGGTCCTCAAACTGGCCCAGGATGCGATCGAGGTTGCCGCCCCGATGCTGACGCGGTCCTCGGTCCTGTCCGAGGACGACCTTCTGAGCATTGCCGAAAAGGGCGGCCAGGATCACCTCAAGGCGATGTCGCGCCGTGAGGCCGTGTCCGAGCGTCTCTCTGACACCATCGTGCGCCGCGGTGATGACGAGACCGTCGCCACCCTGATCTCCAATGACGGCGCCCGGCTCTCGCGCGAGACCTTCGAAACCGTCTCGGAACGGGCCGAGACCTCCGAGATCCTGCAGGCGCCGCTGGTCAGGCGCGCGGACACGCCGAACGACATTCTCGCCGACCTGATGCTAACCGTGCGCAATCACCTGCGGGACCAGATCATGGACCGTTTCGACAGCGTCGATCCGGCGATCATCGACCAGGCCATGGCCGTCTCGAAAGCCCGCCTCGCGGCACGCATGAAGCACGACAAGTCGATCGCGGAAGCCGAGAAATTCGTGCGCTCCATGGCGATGCGCAAGAAACTCGACGGCACACTCCTGGCCAGCCTGCTGCGCCAGGGTGACCATGTGAAATGCCATGTCGCCTTCGCCGAAATGAGCGGGGTCGACTATATCGCGGCCAAGCGGGCGCTGGAGCAGGAAAGCATCGATCCGCTGGCCCTGATCTGCAAGTCCGCCGGCTTCGACAAGGCCCTCTTCGTGACCCTCGCCGTGCTGCGTCACAACAAGGGTGAGGATGCCTTCCGCGACGCCCGCGAACTGGGCAAGCTCTACGACACCATCTCCGAAGACGACGCCGCCCGCGCCATCCGCTTCTGGCGCATGCGCCGCGACATGGCGGCCTAGTAACCGGTGTTTCAGCGGGCTGCGCAGCGGGCTCCATGATTGCCGGTTGGCGACCTGTCATGGCAGTCTTCCACGATGCCGACCCCTTTCGACCCCGCCCTTGCGATACGCGCTATCCAGACGCTGGAAACATGGCTCACAGACGCGGGTCTGCGGCTGCAGATCATGCCGTCGGACTTCGCAGTGCTCGACAGCGATGCGACCGACATCCTGATCCACAGCGAAACCCTGCCGCCCCTGCGCATCACCGTGTTCGACGAGTATGGTGATCTCGGTACCGCAGACACCTTGCTGGCCTTGGTGATGATCGGGCGAGGCTTTGGCGAGATCGAGGACGCGCCGGACTGGCGACGCTGGGCCCTCGCCGAAGGCCTGGAGGCCGATCATCCGGCCGTCCGACTGCTCCACGATCAGCTGTCCGCCGCACGGGCGAGTTTTCGCGCCGCCTGGGGCGATGTGCCCGATCTGGTGTCGGATCTCGACTGGCAGCTGAATGCCGGCACAGCGCAGGAGCTGCGCCGGCGAGCGGGACTGTTGCCGGGCGCATGAGGCTCCGGGTGCACGGCGGTGCGGACGACGTCCGCAGGGCTTGTCAGCCCTTGCTGGCCGCGTCCGCCGCCACCGCCTGCGATGCGGCATTGCCAGGCGGGCTGAACAGCTCGGCGCCGCTCTCCAGATAGAGGCTGGTCGAGGGGAAGGCGAATTCGGTCCCGGCGCCCTCCACCGTGTCCTTGATGAAGAAGGCGAGTTCTTCCTTCAGGCGCAGCCACTCGCCCCAATTGGTGGTCTTGGTGAAGCAGTAGAGCATGAAGTCGATCGAGGACGGGCCGAAACTGTCGACCCGCATGAAGGTCGAGACCTCCGGTGCCTGGGCATATTCGGGATGGGTCTCGACATAGGCGAGAACCTTGTCGCGGATTTCCTTGAGCTGCTCGACCGTGGTGTCGTAGCGCACACCGATAATCCAGTAGGTCCGGCGATGGGTCATGCGCGAGAAATTGGTCGCGGCACTGTCGGAGAGCTTGGAATTGGGCACATAGACCGGGCCCTTGTCGAACCGGCGCACCACGGTGGAGCGGAAATTGATTTCCTCGACAGTGCCTTCCACCACCCCGTCCACTTTGACCCAGTCACCCGGCAGGAAGCGCTTTTCGGTCAGGATCAGGATGCCGGCGATCAGGTTCTTGAACAGGTCTTGCGCGCCAAGCCCGATGGCGACGCCGAACAGGCCCAGACCGGCGACAATGCCGGCCACCGGAATGTCCCAGACCTGCAGCACGGCGGCGGCACCGACGATGATGAAGACGATACGCAACGCCTTGGTCATCCAGTCGATCATCACCGGGGTCAGGGCATTGCGCACGCCCTGCAGCGCATGGGAGAGCGGACCGACCGCATTGTGCAGGGCCCAGAACAGCGCGATCACGACCAGGGACTGGACGAATTGATGACCGCGCAGGGTACCCTGGTCGCCGATCTGCAGGATGTTGAGCGAGAAAAACAGCGCGACGATCACCGGCACCAGCTTCATCGGTCCCGCCAGGGCGTCGACGACAGCATCGTCAAAGGTGGTTTCGCTGCGCTTGGCGAGACGCTTCAGCACATCGATCAGCCAGCGCGAGATCAGGCCCCGGGCCGCGAAGCCGATCAGGACCACCAGCAGGGCCAGCAGCCCCTGTCCGACACCGACACCGAGAAACGACGTGTTCCAGACATCGACAGCGATGGCCCAGAGCTGTCCGGTCTGACCGGCCAGCGTGTCCTCGATCGGCGGGCTCGTGGTCATGCCGCGCGCTCCTTGGCTCGGTGGAAGGTGATGTCGGGGAATTTCTCCTCCGAATAGGAGACTTCCCAGGCGGATTTGGCGAGGAAGACCGGGTCCCCGTTGATATCCTCGGCCATGGCCGATTTATGCCGGTCGGCAAAGGCCTCGATCTTGGCCCGCTCGCCGGTCACCCAGCGCGCAGTGTCATAAGGAGCCGGTTCGAAATCGACCTCGAGGCCATACTCCGCTGCCACCCGCTCGCGCATCACGTCGATCTGCAGCGCCCCGACGGCGCCGACGATGAAGTCGCCGCCCAGCGTCGGCCGGAAGAGCTGGGTGACCCCCTCCTCGGCAAGGCTTTCGAGTGCCTTCTTGAGATGCTTGGCCTTGAGCGGATCGGCGAGACGAGCGCGGCGCAGGATTTCCGGGGCGAAATTGGGAATGCCGGAGAAGCGCAGCTTGCCGGTCTCGGACAGGCTGTCGCCAACCCGCAGGGTGCCATGGTTGGGCACACCCATCACATCACCGGCAAAGGCCTCGTCGGCGATCTCGCGGTCCTGTGCGAAGAACAGGATGGGCGAGGACACGGTCAGCTGTTTGCCGGCCTCGGTCTTCAGCTTCATGCCGCGCTTGAAGGTGCCCGAGCACAGACGCACGAAAGCCACCCGGTCGCGGTGATTGGGGTCCATATTGGCCTGCACCTTGAACACGAAGCCGGCGACTTCCTTGCCGCCCGGCTCGAGTTCGACTGCCTCGCCATTGCGGATCGCGGCCATCGGTCCCGGTCCGGGAATGATGTCGGCCAGCCCGTCGAGCAGTTCGCGCACGCCAAAGCCGCGCAGCGCCGAGCCGAAGAAGACCGGCGTCATGTGGCCTTCTAGGAAGCTCTGCATCTTGAAGGCCGGGCACAGCTCGCTGGCCACCTCGGCGCCCTCGGTCAGCTCGTCCAGCTCGGCCTCGGAGATGTGTTCGCGGATATCATTGCCATCGATAGACCAGCGCGGGCTGGCCGCCGTGTCGTCGCGGTCATCGCCCGGCTTCACATAGCCGACCAGATCGCGGGTCCTGAGGTCGAGCACGCCCTTGAAACGGTTGCCCGAGCCGGACGGCCACTGCATCGGCACGGTGTCCAGCGCCAGCTTGTCCTGGATGTCTTCCAGCAGGTCGACCGGATCGAGCGCCTCGCGGTCCATCTTGTTGATGAAGGTGACGATCGGGATATCGCGCAGGCGGCAGACCTCGACCAGTTTCAGGGTTCGCGGCTCCACGCCCTTGGCCGCATCGAGCACCATGATGGCACTGTCCGCTGCCGTCAGCGTCCGATAGGTGTCCTCCGAGAAGTCCTCGTGGCCCGGCGTGTCGAGCAGGTTGAACAGGAGCGTCCGGTGCTCGAAGGTCATCACCGAGGCGGAGACCGAAATCCCGCGTTCCTGCTCGATCTTCATCCAGTCCGACTGGGTCCGCCGGTTCTCGCCGCGCGCGCGCACCTGGCCGGCCAGCCGGATCGCCCCGGCAGACAGCAGCAGCGTCTCGGTCAGCGTCGTTTTACCGGCATCCGGGTGGGAGATGATCGCGAAGGAGCGGCGACGCGCCCATTCCGGAGCGTCAGGGGTCGGGGAAGTCATGGCGGGCTCACAGGTCATGCAAGCCGTCCGGTTACCCTGTTACCGCCCCGCTAGGCAAGCCACCTCAAGCGGCGAGCCAGACCTGGTCATTGATCTGGTGGGGGGTCAGGTGACCGTCACGCTGGTCACGCCAGAGCGAGGCCAGGGTTGTGATCGTGACATTGGCATAGCGCAGCCCGACCTCGGCATGGCTCGTCGCGCCGTCCGGACGGACCGCCAGCAGGGCATTGGCCCCGGGCGCGATATAGCTGATCAGCGCGACGATGTGCTGGACATGCTCGGGCTTGTTGTGGGCGATGTTCGGATCCGCAAACACCGCCTCGCGCACCAGCCCGTTGAGCTGGGCCGCGGTCAGGCTCTCGATCTGGGCCGGGGAGAGCGGCAGCTTTTCGGAGCGCAATATCCCCTTGAGATCTCCCAGATCGAAGACGACATCATTGAACAGAAACAGCATGGTGAACCCGGTCTCTGAGAAGCCATTTGATCGGACGCCAGTCTAGCGGCGCGGCGTTAAGGATTTTCTACCGGCTCGGTCAGGAAGTGACGTCCCTGGCGGTCCTCGATCTCGATCAGCCAGAGGTCGGGATCCTGGTCGATCCGCTTGCGACACCACGCATCCAGGCCCGGCTCATCGGTTTCCCGCCGGCGCGTCCACATCCGTTCGCCCTGATCGTCCCGGGACGGCACATAAAGATGGGCCAGGGTCGGGCTGCTCACCACCTTTACGAGCACCGCCCCGGCATCTTCGTCTCCCCGGCGAATCACATAAACCGCCGCCAACCCCAATTCAGCCCTGCGAATCAAGGCGTCGACCCAGAATTTCGATTTAAGCGCACTCATTTTCGTTGCTGGCCGCCCAATTGCTTAATAGTTTGTAAACGGGTGAGGGAGTGTTTCATGTTTGTACGCGTATTGTCGTCCGCGGTCGTGGGTCTGGCTGTCATGGCCGCTGGCTCATTCTCCGCCTGGGGGCAGGACATGTCGCCGACCGGCCAGCCTGACGCCAGTCAGACCGCCGCTATGGACGCGACCTCCATTGCCACCCCGGTTACCACCGAAGCCGTTAATACCGAAGAGCGCAGCCTGTCGGACCTCGACGGGCAGGCCGATGCCTTCATCCTGTCGACCTCGCGGGAGCGCGTCGATATCCGTTTCTTCCTGCCGCCACATGTCGACACCACCGAAGCCTGGCTGCGTCTTGCGGCCCGTCCGGCGAGCGACAGCACGGGCGGCCTGATCCATGTCTCGGTCAATGGCGGCGAGGCCATCACCATCCGCCCGCAAGCCCGGGCCATGGAAGCCCGCTTCGCCCTCTTCTCCGATGATTTCCGCCCGGGCGAGAACACGCTCGAGCTGGCCTACTCCACCGACATGCCGGCTCCGGGCTGGATCGTCGACGCGCGCCGCTCGCAGATCCGCCTGACGCTGGAGCCGACCGGCGTCATCGACACGCTGGAATCGCTCGAAGCCGCCCTCGCCGCCGACTTCGCCGCGCCGCGCCGGATTGCCCTCATCACCGATGAGAGCCGCGACCGGGTGACGCTGGAAAGCCTCGTCGCCCAGGGTCTCGCCCTGCGGGCCGGACAGGTCCCGCTGTTCACGAGCGATGCCGCCGAGGCCGATCTTGTCGTGCGGATCGCCGACAATGACCGCCTGGCCGCCGATGACCGCGCCGCGCTGCGCTCGGGTGACCGCTCCAACGGTCCGGAGATCGGCTTCCGCAATGACGGCATCCCGCACCTGGTCATCACCGGCCGCAATCTCGACGAGGCCGTGGCCGCGGCGCGCCTGATGGCCGCCCGCTCCTTCGTCGGCTATCGCCAGACCTTCATCGCCGCCGACGCGATGACCGCAGCCCGCCTTGGCGTCCGCCAGATCCGTGATGCCCGCACCATGCATACGGATGCCGATCTGCGCACCTTCGCCGACAGCGGCCTGCCCTTCAGTGCCGATCAGGGCTCGCGCACCGCGGTGCAGTTCTCGACCCGTTTCGACGCCGACCGTCATGGCGCCCTCTCCGTCCTTGCCCGCGCCGCCCTGATCAGCGGCGAAGCCTGGCTCTATGCCTGGTATGGCGATGCCGATGACGTCGCGCCGGCCGATCACAACCTGCTGGTCATCGGACCGGGATCGACCGAGATCGCCGCCGTTGACCGCAATGCCCCGCCCGAGCTGCGGGCCGCCCTGCGCGCCGCCGAACGCTCGCGCGGACAGCGTGGCCTGATGCGCCTTGCCGCCGCGGCCTATGCCGATGCCGCCGACGCTGAAGTCGGGACGGAAGTGGGTATCGGCGTCGCCTCCCTGTTCCGCGACCAGGCCAATGACGGCCGCTGGATCGCGACCCTGACGGCACCGGACATGGCCTCCTTCGAAGCCGCCGGACGCTCGCTGGCGCGCTCGGACCTGTGGACCGCGCTGGAAGGCCGGGCCGCCGTCTGGAGTGCCCGCGGCGTGACCGCGCTGGACTATGCCATCGTCGCGCCGACGATGACGGACCGGATCCAGGAATTTGCGGTCGACCACACCCGCGACGCCGCCTTCCTGCTGATGGGCGCCGCCTTCCTGCTCCTGATGCGGGCCTTCTTCGGGCGTCGCAAGCGGGTTCGCGTTCAATCCTAGTGATTGAATTCGCAGAGCATTAACCACCCTTCTTCACGCGGCATCAAACCCGGCCTGCTAGACAGATCCTCTCACAAGCGGGATCTGTCATGCACGCCATTGTCAAAGCGCTCTGCCTCGGTCTGGGCCTCACCAGCCTGACCGCACCGGTCCTCGCCGACGACGCGACCGCCGCGATTTTCGGCGAGCGTCAGCTGGCGATGGCGGTGGATACGCGCTGCGGCCTGTTCACGTCGAACCAGCGCATGGCGCTCGACGCGGCCCGCCTGCAGGCCCGCGGCCTGTTGCTGCGCGAGGGCATCTCGCAATACGCGCTGGATGACTATACCCGCGACCTGCAACAGCAGGCCGCCGGCATTGCCTGCAACGACCCCGCCGTCGCCGACCTGCAGGCCCGCGTGGTCGAGGGCTTTGTCGGCTGGGTCCGGATCCGCTCGATGGACTTCCCGGGCGCCCATTTCACCTGGACCGCCAGCCGCAGCACCATGCCGGACATGGCCGTCTGGTCGGTCGTCCAGGACCAGGGCGACCTCAAGATCGGCGTCTCGACCCGCGATGGCGAGCGCCGGCTCAGCCTGGCCCTGCCCGGCGGCCAGACCGCGACCAGCGCCATCCTGATCCTGCGCGACATGGAACGTCAGCCGACCCTCTATGACGCCACCATGGGCGGTACCTATACCGGCCCGACCGACGCGCCCTGGGCGCGCTGGACCCCACCGCGCTTTGCCCAGTCCCGCCACTGGGCCTCCGGTCGCACGACCGGTGCGGACGCGGCCGACCTGGCCGGCAGCGCGCAAGCGACCCTGTTCGATTTCCCGATGTCGACCGCCGACGCGCTCGCCGCTCGCGATCCGCGCGAGACCGCCCGCGTCGAACTGATGGATCGCCGCGGCAATATCATCGCCAGCCACTATATCGAGATCGGCGATTTCGGCGCCGCCCTGGCCTTCCTGCGCAGTGCCGATCGCGGCGAGACGCCGAGCTAGCCGCGCCCCCGAACGCCCCCGTTTCCCGGTAACAAAACGCCCCGGCGCCGCACCCGGCACTGGGCATGCTGCACTGCAGCGGCTATGACCCGCACCGGAGCCGTGGCATGACGCCCGGCGGGCGCATATCGGCGCGTCCTGATCCGGCCCCGAATTCGCCACTCGGACCCGCGCAGTGAAAGTTCAGCCTCGACCATGCTCACGATCTCCAATCTCGACTATCGCATCGGCGAACGATCCCTGTTCGAGAATGCCTCGGCACAGATCTCCGGCGGCTGGAAAGTCGGCCTCGTCGGCCGCAACGGAACCGGCAAGTCGACCCTGCTGCGGCTGATCCGCGAAGAGATCGACCAGCCCTCCTCCGACAAGTCGATCCGCCTGCAGCGCGGGGCCCGGATGGGCTGGGTCGCCCAGGAGGTACAGCCCTCCGACACCACCATTCTGGACGTGGTGCTCGCCACCGACGCCGAGCGTCACAGCCTGATGCAGGAATCCGAGACCGCCACCGACCCCGACCGGATCGCCGAGATCTATGTGCGTCTCGCCGATATCGACGCCTGGACGGCCGAGGCCCGTGCTGCCGAAGTCCTGATGGGTCTGGGCTTCACCGATGCCGACCTGTCGCGGCCGAGCCGGGAGTTTTCCGGTGGCTGGCGCATGCGCGCCGCGATTGCCGGTGTGCTCTTCTCCCAGCCGGACCTCCTCCTGCTCGACGAGCCGACCAACTATCTCGATCTCGAGGGCGCGGCCTGGCTGGAAACCTATCTCAAGAGCTACCCGCACACCGTGCTGATCGTCTCGCACGACCGCGAAATGCTGAACCGCTGCGTTACCCACACGCTGGCACTGGAGCACAAGCAGCTCTCGATCTCGCCCGGTGGCTATGACGCCTGGCTGAAATTGCGGGCCGCCAAGACCGCCCTGCTGGAAAGCCAGCGCGCCAAACAGGAAGCCGACCGCGCCCACCTGCAATCCTTCGTCGACCGCTTCGGCGCCAAGGCCTCCAAGGCCAGCCAGGCGCAGTCGCGCGTGAAACAACTGCAGAAGATGCAGGAAATCACCATCCCGCTGGCCGAGCGCACGACGCCCTTCTCCTTTCCGACCTCGACCGACAAGCTCGCCGCGCCGCTGCTGCAATTGCGCGATGCGGCCGTCGGTTATGGCGAGGACGCCAAGATCCTCGACAAGGTCGATCTGCGTCTCGATCCGGATGACCGCATCGCCATTATCGGGGCCAATGGCCAGGGCAAGACCACGCTGGTCAAATCCATCGCCCGGCGCTTGCCACTGATGTCGGGCGAACGCACCGCAGCGCGCTCGCTGCGCATCGGGTATTTCTCGCAGGACCAGATGGATGAGCTGCGCCCGGGCGAAACGGTGCTGGACCATGTCCGCGACGTCCTGCCCGAAGGCACCACCCCGTCCCGCTGCCGGGCCGTCTCGGCCGCGATGGGCTTTTCCCACGAGAAGGTCGAGACCAATATCGAGAAACTGTCCGGCGGCGAGAAGGTCCGCCTCCTGCTCGGCCTGATGTCGCTGGAAAAGCCGCACATCCTGATCCTGGACGAACCGACCTCCCACCTCGATATCGACAGCCGCGAGGCCCTGATCTACGCGCTCAACGACTATAACGGCGCCGTCGTCCTGATCACC
This window contains:
- a CDS encoding DUF1491 family protein translates to MSALKSKFWVDALIRRAELGLAAVYVIRRGDEDAGAVLVKVVSSPTLAHLYVPSRDDQGERMWTRRRETDEPGLDAWCRKRIDQDPDLWLIEIEDRQGRHFLTEPVENP
- a CDS encoding cellulose biosynthesis cyclic di-GMP-binding regulatory protein BcsB, with protein sequence MFVRVLSSAVVGLAVMAAGSFSAWGQDMSPTGQPDASQTAAMDATSIATPVTTEAVNTEERSLSDLDGQADAFILSTSRERVDIRFFLPPHVDTTEAWLRLAARPASDSTGGLIHVSVNGGEAITIRPQARAMEARFALFSDDFRPGENTLELAYSTDMPAPGWIVDARRSQIRLTLEPTGVIDTLESLEAALAADFAAPRRIALITDESRDRVTLESLVAQGLALRAGQVPLFTSDAAEADLVVRIADNDRLAADDRAALRSGDRSNGPEIGFRNDGIPHLVITGRNLDEAVAAARLMAARSFVGYRQTFIAADAMTAARLGVRQIRDARTMHTDADLRTFADSGLPFSADQGSRTAVQFSTRFDADRHGALSVLARAALISGEAWLYAWYGDADDVAPADHNLLVIGPGSTEIAAVDRNAPPELRAALRAAERSRGQRGLMRLAAAAYADAADAEVGTEVGIGVASLFRDQANDGRWIATLTAPDMASFEAAGRSLARSDLWTALEGRAAVWSARGVTALDYAIVAPTMTDRIQEFAVDHTRDAAFLLMGAAFLLLMRAFFGRRKRVRVQS
- a CDS encoding DUF2336 domain-containing protein, with protein sequence MAVISKLNNLVDLAREKSSDRRRTLLREVTDLFFEETPERDSAVSGRFDEVLSALAEQTALEAREELSHRFAGTELAPRGLVLKLAQDAIEVAAPMLTRSSVLSEDDLLSIAEKGGQDHLKAMSRREAVSERLSDTIVRRGDDETVATLISNDGARLSRETFETVSERAETSEILQAPLVRRADTPNDILADLMLTVRNHLRDQIMDRFDSVDPAIIDQAMAVSKARLAARMKHDKSIAEAEKFVRSMAMRKKLDGTLLASLLRQGDHVKCHVAFAEMSGVDYIAAKRALEQESIDPLALICKSAGFDKALFVTLAVLRHNKGEDAFRDARELGKLYDTISEDDAARAIRFWRMRRDMAA
- a CDS encoding mechanosensitive ion channel family protein gives rise to the protein MTTSPPIEDTLAGQTGQLWAIAVDVWNTSFLGVGVGQGLLALLVVLIGFAARGLISRWLIDVLKRLAKRSETTFDDAVVDALAGPMKLVPVIVALFFSLNILQIGDQGTLRGHQFVQSLVVIALFWALHNAVGPLSHALQGVRNALTPVMIDWMTKALRIVFIIVGAAAVLQVWDIPVAGIVAGLGLFGVAIGLGAQDLFKNLIAGILILTEKRFLPGDWVKVDGVVEGTVEEINFRSTVVRRFDKGPVYVPNSKLSDSAATNFSRMTHRRTYWIIGVRYDTTVEQLKEIRDKVLAYVETHPEYAQAPEVSTFMRVDSFGPSSIDFMLYCFTKTTNWGEWLRLKEELAFFIKDTVEGAGTEFAFPSTSLYLESGAELFSPPGNAASQAVAADAASKG
- a CDS encoding peptide chain release factor 3, with the protein product MTSPTPDAPEWARRRSFAIISHPDAGKTTLTETLLLSAGAIRLAGQVRARGENRRTQSDWMKIEQERGISVSASVMTFEHRTLLFNLLDTPGHEDFSEDTYRTLTAADSAIMVLDAAKGVEPRTLKLVEVCRLRDIPIVTFINKMDREALDPVDLLEDIQDKLALDTVPMQWPSGSGNRFKGVLDLRTRDLVGYVKPGDDRDDTAASPRWSIDGNDIREHISEAELDELTEGAEVASELCPAFKMQSFLEGHMTPVFFGSALRGFGVRELLDGLADIIPGPGPMAAIRNGEAVELEPGGKEVAGFVFKVQANMDPNHRDRVAFVRLCSGTFKRGMKLKTEAGKQLTVSSPILFFAQDREIADEAFAGDVMGVPNHGTLRVGDSLSETGKLRFSGIPNFAPEILRRARLADPLKAKHLKKALESLAEEGVTQLFRPTLGGDFIVGAVGALQIDVMRERVAAEYGLEVDFEPAPYDTARWVTGERAKIEAFADRHKSAMAEDINGDPVFLAKSAWEVSYSEEKFPDITFHRAKERAA
- a CDS encoding ABC-F family ATP-binding cassette domain-containing protein, whose protein sequence is MLTISNLDYRIGERSLFENASAQISGGWKVGLVGRNGTGKSTLLRLIREEIDQPSSDKSIRLQRGARMGWVAQEVQPSDTTILDVVLATDAERHSLMQESETATDPDRIAEIYVRLADIDAWTAEARAAEVLMGLGFTDADLSRPSREFSGGWRMRAAIAGVLFSQPDLLLLDEPTNYLDLEGAAWLETYLKSYPHTVLIVSHDREMLNRCVTHTLALEHKQLSISPGGYDAWLKLRAAKTALLESQRAKQEADRAHLQSFVDRFGAKASKASQAQSRVKQLQKMQEITIPLAERTTPFSFPTSTDKLAAPLLQLRDAAVGYGEDAKILDKVDLRLDPDDRIAIIGANGQGKTTLVKSIARRLPLMSGERTAARSLRIGYFSQDQMDELRPGETVLDHVRDVLPEGTTPSRCRAVSAAMGFSHEKVETNIEKLSGGEKVRLLLGLMSLEKPHILILDEPTSHLDIDSREALIYALNDYNGAVVLITHDVYLAEGTADQLWLVKDGRADRYDGNLTDYKKLILQADKR